The DNA window GCGCTCAACGCCGAGCGCATCGTGCGCGGCGGGGGCGGGCTCATGGCCGACGACTCCGAGCTGTCACCGGAGTGGATCATCCAGAACGTGCTGCCGATGCTGCACGACCCCGAGCGCGTCGCCGCGATGTCGGAGGCCGCCTCCCGGCTGGGCCGCAAGGACGCAGATATCATGCTTGCCAGGAAAGTGTTGGAGATAGCCCGATGAGTCTCGTGAAGCTGGTCGATCCCGTCCGTGTCGAAGATCTGGGGCGGGTGCACTTCATCGGCATCGGCGGCGCGGGCATGTCCGGCATCGCGCGCATCCTGCTCAAGCGCGGCGTGCGCGTGTCCGGCAGCGACGCCCGCAGCTCGGAGCTGGTCACCGAGCTGCGCGAGCTCGGCGCGGCCGTGCACATCGGCCACGCCGCCTCGCACATCAAGGACGTCGACACGGTCGTCGTCTCGACCGCCATCCGCGACTCCAACCCCGAGCTGGGCGAGGCGCTGAAGCAGGGCCTGCGGATCATCCCGCGGGCGGCCGCCCTCGCCTCCGTGATGGCCGGGCGCACCGCCGTGGCCATCGCCGGCACCCACGGCAAGACCACCACGACCTCGATGCTGACGGTGGCGCTGCAGAAGTGCGGGGCCGATCCGTCCTACTGCGTGGGCGGCCAGCTCGTCACCACCGGGCTCGGCGCCGACGAGGGCGCGGGCACGGTGTTCGTGGCCGAGGCCGACGAGAGCGACGGCTCGTTCCTCATGCTGGCCCCCGACATCGCCGTGGTCACCAACGTGGAGGCCGACCACCTCGACAACTACGGCGACCCGCGGGCCGTGCACGACAGCTTCGCCCGCTTCGCCGACCGGGTCGGCTCGCTGCTGGTGATCTGCGCCGACGACCCGGGCTCTGCCGAGCTGGCCGGGCGGGCGCGCTCGCGCGGCCTGCGGGTGCGCACCTACGGCGCCGCCGAGGGCGCCGACTACCGCGTCCGCGGGGTCCGGCCCGACGGGTTCGGCACGGTCTTCGAGATCGAGGGCCGCGGCGACGTACGCCTG is part of the Nonomuraea coxensis DSM 45129 genome and encodes:
- the murC gene encoding UDP-N-acetylmuramate--L-alanine ligase, giving the protein MSLVKLVDPVRVEDLGRVHFIGIGGAGMSGIARILLKRGVRVSGSDARSSELVTELRELGAAVHIGHAASHIKDVDTVVVSTAIRDSNPELGEALKQGLRIIPRAAALASVMAGRTAVAIAGTHGKTTTTSMLTVALQKCGADPSYCVGGQLVTTGLGADEGAGTVFVAEADESDGSFLMLAPDIAVVTNVEADHLDNYGDPRAVHDSFARFADRVGSLLVICADDPGSAELAGRARSRGLRVRTYGAAEGADYRVRGVRPDGFGTVFEIEGRGDVRLAVPGAHNALNATAVIAVADELGLSFEEIRGGLGAFTGAKRRFEAKGEAGGVAVFDSYAHHPTELAADLRAARDVVASYSGDGRVIAIFQPHLYSRTRFFADEFGAALGLADEAIVLDVYGAREDPEPGVSGAMVASRVPLPAERVSYAPDRAAVPALVAERARPGDIVLTMGAGDVTELGPQIVARLS